In Dasypus novemcinctus isolate mDasNov1 chromosome 10, mDasNov1.1.hap2, whole genome shotgun sequence, one DNA window encodes the following:
- the LOC101439263 gene encoding olfactory receptor 52K2-like yields the protein MSSCNNSIPQPLIFVLAGIPGLESSHGWFSVAFFLVFVMTVIGNVTIICIIRVQKSLHEPMFLFLAMLSVVDLSVVSVTVPRMLGIFWMDAKEISFNACLMQMFFISFFYVMESGILVAMAFDRFVAIWKPLSYTTILANNMLVKIALAVLARAVAVLTPAPILAQRLESFQTHIIAYSYCAYMAVVEIACGDVSNHIVYGLMVIVSSVGFDLLFIILSYGLILHTVFLIPTWEARGKALSTCGSHFCVIALFYSPVVISFLVHSLGYHMAPHVQIFIENLYFLVPPMVNPLIYGVRTKQLREQVLRILHCFED from the coding sequence ATGTCCTCTTGCAACAACTCCATCCCACAGCCCTTGATATTTGTCCTGGCTGGAATTCCTGGCCTGGAATCTTCCCATGGCTGgttctctgtggcttttttcttggTGTTTGTGATGACAGTCATTGGCAATGTCACCATCATATGTATCATCCGGGTGCAGAAGAGTCTTCACGAGCCAATGTTTCTCTTCCTGGCCATGCTGTCAGTTGTTGACCTGTCTGTGGTCAGCGTCACTGTTCCCCGTATGCTGGGCATCTTCTGGATGGATGCCAAGGAAATCAGCTTCAATGCCTGTCTAATGCAGATgtttttcatctctttcttttatgTTATGGAGTCTGGAATCCTCGTGGCCATGGCTTTTGACCGATTTGTGGCCATCTGGAAACCTCTGAGCTATACAACCATCCTTGCTAACAACATGCTTGTGAAGATTGCACTGGCTGTCCTGGCAAGAGCAGTTGCTGTGCTGACCCCAGCGCCCATCCTGGCACAAAGACTGGAAAGCTTCCAAACTCACATCATTGCTTACTCCTACTGTGCCTACATGGCTGTGGTAGAGATAGCCTGTGGAGATGTCTCTAACCACATTGTGTATGGACTCATGGTTATTGTATCATCTGTGGGATTTGATCTGCTTTTTATCATTCTCTCATATGGGCTGATACTCCATACTGTTTTTTTGATACCAACTTGGGAGGCACGGGGCAAAGCTCTCAGCACCTGTGGCTCTCATTTCTGTGTCATTGCTCTCTTTTATTCTCctgttgtcatttcttttttggtTCATAGTTTAGGCTACCATATGGCTCCCCATGTTCAGATCTTCATTGAAAATCTCtacttcctggtgcctcccatgGTCAATCCCTTAATTTATGGGGTCCGGACCAAGCAATTGCGGGAGCAGGTGCTACGAATTCTCCACTGTTTTGAAGACTGA